From a single Arachis hypogaea cultivar Tifrunner chromosome 3, arahy.Tifrunner.gnm2.J5K5, whole genome shotgun sequence genomic region:
- the LOC112776727 gene encoding 3'-5' exonuclease-like, translating to MVGSSTIRNYKGISGASIVSFCTDTSKYTVNFDWKQIETTVTDNATVVDQWVQGINDLYPANESVIVGLNVERSARKNRSATLHLCVDSKCLIVQLLYIGELPLSLKNFFIKPNFFFVGILIAKNISRIHDEYGGLSSGSVHADIKELAIQKWPDRWNLLGLEDLCSSVLGLSMKKPKLVSLSNWDVRVLSVEQVEYACIGAYVSWKVGYKLLWDC from the coding sequence ATGGTCGGATCATCAACAATCCGTAATTACAAAGGAATCAGCGGTGCTTCAATCGTTTCCTTCTGCACCGACACTTCGAAGTACACTGTCAACTTTGATTGGAAACAAATTGAAACAACAGTGACTGACAATGCCACCGTTGTAGATCAATGGGTTCAAGGCATCAATGATCTATATCCAGCAAATGAATCCGTTATCGTTGGCCTAAATGTTGAACGGTCTGCAAGGAAGAACAGATCCGCAACATTGCATCTTTGCGTTGATTCGAAGTGCCTTATCGTTCAACTTTTATACATTGGCGAATTGCCTCTTTCTCTCAAGAACTTTTTCATCAAACCTAATTTCTTTTTTGTGGGCATTTTGATTGCTAAAAATATTTCTAGGATTCATGATGAGTATGGTGGTCTCAGTTCGGGTAGTGTTCATGCCGATATTAAGGAACTTGCCATTCAAAAATGGCCTGACCGGTGGAATCTGCTGGGTTTGGAGGATCTATGTAGCAGTGTGCTTGGTTTAAGTATGAAGAAGCCTAAGCTTGTGAGTTTGAGTAATTGGGATGTTAGAGTTTTGAGCGTTGAGCAAGTTGAGTATGCATGCATTGGTGCCTATGTTTCTTGGAAGGTTGGTTACAAGCTTCTCTGGGATTGTTGA
- the LOC112776735 gene encoding pentatricopeptide repeat-containing protein At3g56030, mitochondrial-like, protein MTEIECIPLSFTNAAGSTGDFHALHDAFNKRIQNNCFNIKSTFDFVTDKAFSSSLLNHLLQTLSTLNRGVTRKLQRVDDALHAIEYMARTNVGGCRPNTTTFYPVLNILTRQKAIDHARRMVDFMSTLGVNLDLTGHNYFLIAHYYAGDMVAVAGVLKKMEEDGIGADTREKDGG, encoded by the exons ATGACCGAGATAGAGTGCAT acCTCTCTCTTTCACCAATGCTGCTGGAAGCACTGGCGACTTCCATGCTCTCCACGACGCCTTCAACAAGCGCATCCAAAACAACTGCTTCAACATAAAGTCCACCTTCGACTTCGTTACCGACAAAGCTTTCTCCTCTTCCCTCCTCAACCACCTCCTTCAAACCCTATCCACCCTCAACCGCGGCGTCACTCGCAAACTCCAGCGCGTCGATGACGCGCTCCACGCCATCGAATATATGGCACGTACCAACGTCGGGGGCTGCCGCCCCAATACAACCACCTTCTACCCCGTCCTGAACATCCTAACACGCCAGAAAGCTATAGACCACGCGCGGCGCATGGTGGATTTCATGTCCACGCTTGGCGTGAATCTGGATCTGACGGGACACAACTACTTCCTCATTGCACACTACTACGCTGGAGACATGGTTGCCGTCGCCGGAGTTTTGAAGAAGATGGAGGAAGATGGGATTGGTGCGGATACGCGTGAGAAGGATGGTGGATGA
- the LOC112776745 gene encoding 3'-5' exonuclease-like — MFGSSSSYSSIPKQGISGASTVSFNNVTSKYTINFDGKAIETTVTDISTIVDRWVKEIIILYAGKSFVVVGLDVKWRPKFSRYKNNKAATLQLCVDDKCLILQLFHILKLPRSLKNFLMNPTFTFVGDEVADDISKIKNEYGLNCGSHADIRKLLISKKWPLCYGMSWLGLKKLASGLYGLNMLRPLHIYESDWRSRFLSIEQVEYASIDAYAYYKIGHKLLKNGRS, encoded by the coding sequence ATGTttggatcatcatcatcatactcaTCAATCCCTAAACAAGGAATTAGTGGTGCCTCAACCGTTTCATTCAACAATGTCACTTCCAAATACACTATCAACTTTGATGGAAAAGCAATTGAAACCACAGTCACCGACATATCCACCATTGTAGATCGGTGGGTTAAAGAAATCATCATTTTATATGCAGGAAAATCATTCGTCGTAGTCGGCTTAGATGTTAAATGGAGGCCAAAATTTTCTCGCTACAAGAACAACAAAGCCGCAACATTGCAACTTTGCGTTGATGATAAGTGCCTTATCTTGCAACTCTTCCACATTTTGAAGTTGCCACGTTCACTCAAGAACTTCCTCATGAACCCTACTTTCACTTTTGTGGGTGATGAGGTTGCTGATGATATTTCTAAGATTAAAAATGAGTATGGTCTTAATTGTGGTTCTCATGCTGACATTAGAAAGCTTTTAATAAGTAAGAAATGGCCACTTTGCTATGGGATGTCATGGCTAGGGCTGAAGAAACTTGCTTCGGGTTTGTATGGTTTGAACATGTTGAGGCCTTTGCATATTTATGAAAGTGATTGGAGATCTAGGTTTTTGAGCATTGAACAAGTTGAGTATGCTAGCATTGATGCCTACGCTTATTACAAAATTGGCCACAAGCTTCTCAAGAATGGTCgatcatga
- the LOC140182630 gene encoding uncharacterized protein: MLFSFLSRYRIKVGVIDDSNCGCYVVFDNEAKQVLEESCVEILDPLLLKGDLSDTPTLLLNLIDKIFLFIIEVQIYDISYFSPSYKVKKMTNNVDLINKFKEAHPIQIDIDYTGALFLISKTSSIIEGEKVEGTKNLLLEFSIEVAANDESELLESAITPTK; this comes from the exons atgttattttcttttttaagcagGTATCGAATAAAGGTTGGTGTCATTGATGATTCTAACTGTGGATGTTATGTAGTCTTTGACAATGAGGCAAAACAAGTTTTGGAAGAGAgctgtgtagagatacttgatccactcctattg aaaggagatctatcagatacacctacacttttactcaacctaattgataagatctttctcttcattattgaagttcaaatatatgatatttcatatttttcaccttcttataaagttaagaagatgactaataatgtggatctcataaataaattcaaagaggctcaccctattcaaatt gatatTGACTACACcggtgctttgtttctaatttcaaagacatcctcaatcattgaaggggagaaagtagaaggtactaag aatttgttgcttgaattctccATTGAAGTTGCGGCCAATGATGAATCTGAATTGTTGGAAAGTGCTATTACACCAACTAAGTGA
- the LOC112790424 gene encoding uncharacterized protein, protein MIFVDHAGRLFPGINHSPWNGLTLADFVMPFFLFIVGVSLALTYKRLSSGIIATRKAILRALKLLSIGVFLQGGFIHGLNDLTYGVDIKQIRWMGILQRIAIAYLVAALCEIWLKCNDSVNSVLSLLRKYRYQGAVMFFLSIFYLCLLYGLYVPDWEFQIPNVPPKTYLVKCGVRGDTGPACNAVGMIDRKILGIQHLYKKPIYARKHECSINSPNYGPLPPNAPSWCQAPFDPEGFLSSLMAVVTCFVGLHYGHIIIHFKDHRVRIFQWMSLTCFLVVLGLILDMIGMHINKPLYTLSYMCVTAGAAGILLAGIYYMVDVCGYRYKIRFLEWMGKNALMIYIIATCNLIPVVLQGFYWGEPRNNILKLIGIGR, encoded by the exons ATGATATTTGTGGATCATGCTGGTAGACTCTTTCCAGGGATTAATCATTCGCCATGGAATGGTTTAACATTAGCAGATTTTGTCATgccatttttcctttttattgttGGCGTCTCACTTGCACTCACATACAAg AGATTATCTTCTGGAATTATTGCAACTAGAAAGGCAATTCTACGAGCTCTTAAGCTTCTATCAATAGGTGTTTTTCTTCAAG gAGGTTTTATCCATGGTCTCAATGATTTAACATATGGAGTGGATATAAAACAAATAAGATGGATGGGAATACTACAG AGAATTGCTATAGCATATTTGGTTGCGGCATTATGTGAAATTTGGTTGAAGTGTAATGATTCTGTTAATTCAGTTTTGTCCTTATTAAGGAAGTATAGATACCAGGG ggcTGTGATGTTCTTTCTTAGTATATTTTATCTTTGCTTACTTTATGGGTTGTATGTTCCTGATTGGGAGTTTCAAATTCCAAATGTACCTCCAAAGACATATTTA GTCAAATGTGGTGTAAGGGGTGACACAGGACCAGCTTGTAATGCTGTTGGAATGATTGATCGAAAGATTTTAGGTATACAACATTTGTACAAGAAACCAATATATGCAAGGAAGCAT GAATGTAGTATTAATTCTCCTAATTATGGACCATTGCCTCCTAATGCTCCTTCTTGGTGTCAAGCTCCTTTTGATCCTGAAGGATTTTTGAG TTCTCTGATGGCTGTTGTAACCTGCTTTGTTGGCCTCCATTATGGGCATATTATAATTCATTTTAAG GACCATAGAGTGAGAATTTTTCAGTGGATGTCACTAACTTGTTTTCTTGTAGTTTTGGGGCTAATATTGGACATGATTG GAATGCACATAAACAAACCTCTTTACACACTTAGTTATATGTGTGTCACTGCTGGAGCTGCTGGTATCCTCTTAGCCGGAATATATTATATG GTTGATGTTTGTGGATATAGATACAAGATTAGGTTTCTAGAATGGATGGGTAAGAATGCACTAATGATTTACATAATTGCCACTTGCAACCTCATTCCTGTTGTGCTCCAAGGATTTTATTGGGGAGAACCGCGCAATAACATT CTCAAGTTGATTGGAATTGGACGTTGA